Proteins encoded by one window of Nicotiana tabacum cultivar K326 chromosome 10, ASM71507v2, whole genome shotgun sequence:
- the LOC142165329 gene encoding uncharacterized protein LOC142165329 has translation MKSQALADHLVENSVDDEYQHLSTCFPDEEVNSVEVTSEDANAWKMFFDGAVNTKGVGLGAILISPTSQHYPATTRLWFFCTNNTAEYEACNVHIDPLEIQIRERHGYCNTVEVEPNVQPWYYDIKRFLNIKKYPEQASVDQKRTTRRLAGGFLLSGEVLYKKTPDLNL, from the exons ATGAAATCTCAAGCTTTAGCGGATCACTTAGTGGAAAATTCTGTTGATGATGAGTATCAACATTTGAGTACTTGCTTTCCAGATGAGGAAGTAAATTCGGTTGAGGTAACTTCAGAAGAtgccaatgcttggaaaatgttcttcgatggagctgtgaACACAAAAGGTGTCGGgcttggggcaatcttgatctcacccactagTCAGCACTATCCGGCCACAACCCGGCTTTGGTTTTTCTGCACCAACAAtactgccgagtatgaagcct GCAATGTCCACATTGACCcgttggaaatccaaatccgagaaaggcatggttattgcAATACGGTTGAGGTGGAACCAAATGTTCAGCCATGGTACTACGATATCAAGAGATTTCTGAATATAAAGAAATATCCCGAGCAAGCTAGTgtagaccaaaagagaaccactAGAAGGCTTGCCGGTGGTTTCCTCTTAAGTGGCGAGGTTTTGTACAAAAAGACTCCAGATCTGAACCTTTAA